GTGCTGGGGGCTGGGAGTTGGGTGCTGGGAGTTGGGTGCTGGGTGTTGGGAGTTGGGTGCTGGGGGCTGGGGGTTGGGTGCTGGGAGTTGGGTGCTGGGTGTTGGGTGCTGGGGGTTGGGTGCTGGGGGCTGGGGGTTGAGTGCTGGGAGTTGGGTGCTGGGTGTTGGGTGCTGGTGCTCTGTGTTAGGTGCTGGGTGTTGAGTGCTGGGTGTTGGGTGCTGGGTGTTGGGTGCTGGTGCTCTGTGTTAGGTGCTGGGTGTTGGGTGATGGGTGCTGGATGCTGGGGGTTGAGTGCTGGGTGTTGGGGGTTGGGTGCTGGGTGTTGGGTGCTGGGGGTTGAGTGCTGGGTGTTGGGGGTTGGGTGCTGGGTGTTGGGTGCTGGGGGTTGAGTGCTGGGTGCTGGGGGTTGGGTGCTGGGTGTTGGGTGCTGGGGGTTGGGTGCTGGGGGTTGGGTGCTGGGTGTTGGGTGCTGCGGGTTGAGTGCTGGGGGTTGAATGCTGGGGGATGGGTGCTGGGGGTTGGTTGCTgggtgctgagtgctgtgtgttGGGCGATGAGTGCTCGGTGTTGGGTGCTGGGTGCTGGGGGCTGGGTGTTGGGGGCTGGGTGCTGGGTGCTGGGAGTTGGGTGCTGGGTGTTGGGTGCTGGGTGCTGGGTGTTGGGTGCTGGGTGTTGGGTGCTGGGGGCTGGGGGTTGGGTGCTGGATGCTGGGAGTTGGGTGCTGAGTACTAGGAGTTGGGTGCTGGGAGTTGGGTGTTGGGTGCTGGATGCTGGGGGTTGGGTGCTGAGTGCTTGGAGTTGGGTGCTGGGAGTTGGGTGCTGGGTGCTGGATGCTGGATGCTGGGGGTTGGGTGCTGGGAGTTGGGTGCTGGGTGTTGGGTGCTGGATGCTGGGGGCTGGGGGTTGGGTGCTGAGTGCTGGGAGTTGGGTGCTGGATGCTGGGAGTTGGGTGCTGGATGCTGGGGGTTGGGTGCTGAGTGCTGGGAGTTGGGTGCTGGGTGCTGGGGGCTGGGGGTTGGGTGCTGAGTGCTGGGAGTTGGGTGCTGGGTGTTGGGTGCTGGGAGTTGGGTGCTGGGGGCTGGGAGTTGGGTGCTGGGTGCTGGGAGTTGGGTGCTGGGTGTTGGGTGCTGGGAGTTGGGTGCTGGGGGCTGGGAGTTGGGTGCTGGGAGTTGGGTGCTGGGTGCTGGGTGTTGGGAGTTGGGTGCTGGGTGTTGGGTGCTGGGGGTTGGGTGCTGGGGGCTGGGGGTTGAGTGCTGGGAGTTGGGTGCTGGGTGCTGGGTGTTGGGAGTTGGGTGCTGGGGGCTGGGGGTTGGGTGCTGGGAGTTGGGTGCTGGGGGCTGGGAGTTGGGTGCTGGGGGTTGGGTGCTGGGAGTTGGGTGCTGGGTGTTGGGAGTTGGGTGCTGGGTGCTGGGGGCTGGGGGTTGGGTGCTGGATGCTGGGAGTTGGGTGCTGGATGCTGGGGGTTGGGTGCTGAGTGCTGGGAGTTGGGTGCTGGGTGCTGGGGGCTGGGGGTTGGGTGCTGAGTGCTGGGAGTTGGGTGCTGGGTGTTGGGTGCTGGGAGTTGGGGGCTGGGGGTTGGGTGCTGGGTGCTGGGAGTTGGGTGCTGGGTGCTGGGAGTTGGGTGCTGGGTGTTGGGTGCTGGGAGTTGGGTGCTGGGGGCTGGGGGTTGGGTGCTGGGTCCTGGGAGTTGGGTGCTGGGAGTTGGGTGCTGGGTGCTGGGTGTTGGGAGTTGGGTGCTGGGTGTTGGGTGCTGGGAGTTGGGTGCTGGGGGCTGGGGGTTGGGTGCTGGGTGCTGGGAGTTGGGTGCTGGGAGTTGGGTGCTGGGTGCTGGGTGTTGGGAGTTGGGTGCTGGGTGCTGGGGGCTGGGGGTTGGGGGCTGGGGGTTGAGTGCTGGGAGTTGGGTGCTGGGTGCTGGTGCCTATTATTCTGTGCATTCAGGCATGATGACATTGGCATTCGTCCAGTGAGCTTGcactcttttttcttttcattgcaAAAGACTTGGGTCCTGCCTGATGTGACAGCAGTCCAGGTTGCTGTCATCTGAgtgtagagggggaggggggacacagccTTCTGGGCTCAGGATGCATGGAGCACACTGAGGATTTTGACAGATTGGgggtggggcaggggggggggggatcactccTTACTGCTTTCTAAGTCCAGTAAATGGGATTTTCGCTGTGTAGAAGGGACGGAGGTGATGGCAGTTGTGCTGAGTGTGGATCCCTCCCTATACACACACTTAGCGTTTATTTTTATCTTGTTTTATATTTAGATATTCCACCAGACAAAAGCACATTGCATGTCCTCGCTGGGTTTTCTGATGCAGTGTccagcaatttttatttattttgcatttgtATGTGTATAGGTTTCTACTGTTTATATGTAACAGTTCACTGATTAATAAcctttatttattgcattttatttactGTACTTTGTTACTGGACATGTCCGCGCTGAGTTTTCTGATGCAGTGTCCAgcagctatttatttttttattttgcatttgtgTGTGAGTAAAGATTGTTGGTGAACACAAGTAACAGTTCACTAATTAATatcatttattgcattttattttttactgtgctTTGTTACTGGACATGTCCTCGTTGATTTTTATGGTGCAGTgcccagctttttttttatttttttatttgcatttgtacatttttagatttttactaAACGCAGATAACAGTTCACCGATTATTATCACGTTTTTCATTTACTTTACTTTTGTTACTGGACATGTCCTCACTGAGTTTTTCTGATGCAGTGTCCAGCAGCTATTtattttagttcgcatttgtgtgtgtatatagattttTGGTGAACGCATGTGTTCATACATTAATAACatcatttattgcatttttatctgtCCCTTTTTACTAGATAAATAATACCAAAAAAAAGTTATAGTAGATTTGTCAATAAAAGCattttgtcttttatttaaaaaaataaataaattcctttTGGGCCTGATAATAGTCATCATATATCACTGAGTCTAGGTAGCAAAAAAGTGCTGTattagtgatatatatatatatgcaggcaTACCCTacgtttaagtacacaatggggtttatttactaaagctggaaagcgcaaaatctggcgcacttctgcatagaaaccaatgagcttctaaccccagcttgttcaattaagcctggcaataaaacctggaagctcattggtttctatgcagaagtgcgccagattttgcgctttccagctttagtagataaaccccattgtgtacttaaacatGGGGTAtgcctgcatatatatatatatatatatatatagatatatatagatagatagatagatagatagatagataatatatatactgtgtgtatgtgtatgtatatatatatatgcaggcaTACCCCatgtttaagtacacaatggggtttgtttactaaagctggaaagtgcaaaatctggcgcacttctgcatagaaaccaatgagcttccaggttttatatatatatatatatatatatatatatatatatatatatacatatactgtgtgtatgtatgtatatatatatatatatatatatatatatatatatagatagatagatagatagatagatagatagataatatatatactgtgtgtatgtatatatatatatatatatatatatatatatatatatatatatatttatacatacacacagtatatgtatgtatatatatatatatatatatatatatatatatatatatatatatatatatatatatatcacattaaTACAGCACTTTTTTGCTACATAGACTCAGTGATATATGATGACTATTATCAGGCccaaaaggaattaaaaaaaataaaaaaaataaggcaaGATGCTTTTATTGACAAATCtaccataacttttttttttggtatttatttactatgtatgtgtatatatttactgtgtgtgtgtatatatatatatatatatatatatatatatatatatttgttcatTTATTGATTTGTGTGTTTAAGTGCTGTATTaaagtgtgatatatatataatatatctcaCACTTTAATACAGCACTTAAACACACAAATCAATAAATGaacaaatatatatgtgtatatatatactgtatataacaaataaatacatattacaCATGGGCAAACATATGTTTGCCCATGTGTAATAtgtatttctttgtttttatgtatttgtattgtgtATTTTATGTATTTGTCCTTATGTATTTATTTGTGTAGATTCTACACATAAAAATATGTCTATGtgtatttatataaataaaacgctcacacatataaaatacatatatttgtttttatgaaTCAGAATATAGAACATATACgtgggaaaaatatatatgtatcatttttttttcgtaTTTTGTTAACCTGTCAAGGTTTTTGAACTGAGTGGTATAAAATATAATCATTTTAGTAAATGGGCCATACATGTTGAGATTATAATTACAAATAGGTAGGTTGTTTGATAAATCCAGTGTAAGGCTTATGTTGCGATGTATACAGTATTGACCAAGAATATTGGACGCATATTGTTACCTGTAATATTCTGTGGATATGTTTACCTGTAACATTCCATGGATAGCCCTGATAATAGCCGTGACAAAGTATATCGTGTATGTAGGTCACCATACTTTGGTTAGTGCATAACAATGGTATTGGTGTCTCTGATACTGAGACACTTTGAATGGACCTTGGAAGGTCACAATGATGCTTTTGATCACAGAGGGGTTTTGATAATATTACATAATTATCGGCTCCGGTGATTAAAGTTGGGTTAGTGAGATCATTTGAGAACTTTTCGCTCGATCATGGAAATAATCAGACCAGAGATGTTGTTTTAATGCATTACTTtttcttgtgtattttttttctatataatgttatattaaaggtttATTCCAGCTAACCATGCTAGCCTatgcaaaatatttattttttatttttatttttttattttttctgaatctTTTTGAAGTTTTAATCCCGGTGACATTAGGTTGGATGTCCTGGTTAGTGGTGATGAGATATCTTCTTTCATCACCAGATTAGTGGAGATGCCTGGCTGATCTGCTGACCAAGTAGAGTTGGCCAAGATGTCACCACTTGGGTTGGCCAAGGATATGATTGACCAGCTGgtgattaaggctgcattcacacctgagcgtagcattttgcggcgttttttaccgcgatttggtgcgacaaaacgcagcgctttttaccgcgatttgccgcgacaaaacgcctcgttttttaccgcgattttgtacaggtctagggtcaccaatataaaacgcccaaattcgagcgacaaaaaatgtccagaacttgtttgggcttcaggcattcggcgtcaggcgttttgtagtggagatgtgaaccatctccatagagaataatgtattttttcccctctagcgttttggggcgtcgcgcttcaggcgacaaaacgctcaggtgtgaatgggcacttaaCCCACCAGCCTTTTGTCACTGTACGATGGACTGGCCCAATTTTCCTGTGCAttgcaaaaaaatatacacattgttttttaaccccccccccccccatcaaaaaataaaataatgtgtgtTGTATCTGATGACGTTGGGGTCCCGCCGACTCCTGCATATtgattttgaatgttttttttttttactcctggtCCACATGAGTATATTGGGGGTTTTTTACGAAagcaaaatccactttgcactacaagtgtacttgaaattgcactaaaagtgcacctggaagtgcagtcgctgtaaatctgaggggtagatctgaaacgagggggaagctctgctgattttatcatccaataatgtgtaagctaaaatactgttttttattttccttgcatgtccccctcggatctacagcgactgcacttccaagtgcacagtggattttagtaaataaccccaattGTGTCCAAGGACTTCTAACTTTCTGGCCATTCCACAAGGGTCACGATCAGCATGGAGTGTGTATCTCCTCCCTGTATTTCTATGGGTTTCCCCTGGGGACTCCCGTTTCTTCACAGACCTGAAACTTGTACCGATAttggtgtatgctccatcggacatttgctgtcggaatttcgacaaatgtttgagagcaggttctcaatttttccgacagcaaaagttcttgtcggaaattccaatcatgtgtatccaattccgacgcacaaaaattctacgcatgctcagaatctatttgacgcatgctcggaatcatagtacttcatttttctcggctggtcgtagtgttgtacatcgcgcgttcttggcgttcggaatttctgagcaacatttgtgcgaccgtgtgtatgcaaaacaagtttgagccaacatccgttgaaaaaaaatctacggttttgttgtcggaaattccgatcgtctgtacgcggcataagcgtgAAAAACGTGACCTCCGTTCTATATACATTGGCTAAATAATTTCGAAAACAGGTGTTATGTTGTGTGTGTCTGGCGTTCAGTGGTGGGGCTCATTCTCATGGGCATAAGTAAAATACTCATATCTAGGCTGGATATGATCTGTATTACTGCTTGccaatgattggatgatggaagtcagcgtaGATTCCCTGCATTCAGTAAGCTGAGGGGAagattcctttagtaaatcaactattTTGGCTATAAGTGACCTGTGTTCAGATCCATAAAAAAAAGTccagatctaatgccgcgtacacacgatcggtcaaaccgatgagaacggtctgatggaccgttttcatcagaccaaaccgatcgtgtgtgggccccatcggttatttatccatcggttaaaaaaaagcaatcttgttttaaatttaaccgatggatacctaaccgatagaaaaaaaaacgatcgtttgtagtcacgtccatcggttaaaaatccacgcatgctcagaatcaagtcgacgcatgcttggaagcattgaacttcatttttttcagcacgtcgttgtgttttacgtcaccgcgttctgacacaatcgtttttttaactgatggtgtgtaggcgcgacggaccatcagtcagctttatcggttaaccgatgaaaacggtccatcagaccattgtcatcggatggaccgaccgacCGAGCGACGTTCTTTGCACCCGTGTGTGTGAGCGCTTAGGCCAAAGTGGACGAGAGTGAGAAAGATGTCGTGTTTTAATTAGATCTATGGAGAATCTGGAGAGAGAAAATTAATGTGAGTTTACTTTGTCAGCAAATGGAAGCCATCCATTACAATGACAGGGATCATATAACACAATACACAGCGCTTGGGTTCCATATATTAGACAGGCGGGGAAATGAGGCCGAGCTGAGAAGATTTATATTTTAACCTTGGGATTAATCATGTGTGTGCACATAGGAATTAGTATTGTGTTTGCATATACATATACTATATCTTGTATATGTTTACAGGCAATGTGTATAATCAGCTATGTATGAAATGGCTAtgcatgttatatatatatattcacatacatacagtataagcaTTGTAGTAAATACCAAGGTATGTTACTCATGTTTTTAAATTGCTTATACTGTATGtaggtgaatatatatatattatataaaaaatcagCCATTCTATAGAATGCATAGGAAATGTATGAAATGGTGAATTTCACACATTGCctgtaatatctatctatctatctatctatctatctatctatctatctatctatctatctatctatctatctatctatctatctatctatctatctatttatatatagatatatatagataatgggggcagatccacaaagatattgcgccggcgtatctcttgatacgccgcgtaatttcaaattttgcgcgtcgtatctttgttttgtatcctcaaaacaagatacggcggcatctcggctcgatccgacaggcgtacgtcttagtacgccgtcggatctaagctgcaatttttcggcggccactaggtggcgtttccgtcgaattccgcgtcgaatatgcaaattagctagttacggcgatccacgaacgtacgtccggcggcgcatttttttacgtcgtttgcgttcggctttttccgggggatagttaaagctgctgttatgaggcgtactcaatgttaagtatggccggcgttcccgcgtacaattttgaatttttttacgttgtttgcgtaagtcgttcgcgaatagggatttgcgtagaatgacgtcaccgtcgtgagcattggcttgttccgggttaatttcgagcatgcgcactgggatacccccacggacggcgcagttcaaaaaaaaatgttgtttatgtcgggtcacgacgtattaacataaaacacgcccccatacatccatttgaattccacgccattacgccgccaaagatacactacgtcgacgtaacttacggcgcaaattctttgatgattcgaaaaaaaaagaataaagttacgacggcgtagtgtatatatatatagagagagaaagatatatatatagatctctttctctctctctctctctctctctctctctctctctctctctctctctctctctctctctctctctctctctctctctatagatatatatatatagagagagagattacAGGCAATGTGTGGAATTCACCATTTCATACATTTCCTAAGCATTCCATAGAATGGCTGATTTTATACATTGCCTGTTACatgttatacacacacatatcataaacacacatacacaattATTTTCAGCTTACAAAGATTGTCCCGGTAATTTTTGGTGAGGGGAAAGGTGGGGGTGGGTTGCGACACTGAAATATTCAGTGGAATGAAATGATGGGACATAGTAAATCGAGTTGAATGTGCCTTTCACTGAACAGTCACTGGGGGGTGACTCAATTACTGCCACTTGAAACACATATACCAGGAAGATTCCCCCGCTTCACAAATTTGCCCCTAAGTCCCGGAACGCACACTATCTGCATCTGGGGCCGCGCGGATCTTGCCAAATTTTACCATGCGGCCGTGTCCATGCAGTCGCTGTATATGCGTCCACCTCTGTACGCTGCCTGTACGCAGCTCGGGGCGGATGAAGGTGCAATAGCAAAAGCAGCTtgaaaacagcatggggtccagCGCCCCTCTGAATCAACCCTAATGGTTATCTACTTATAACGGCAACCCAAAAATGATGTACTTATTAACccttaactctacctgaatccctACACTTAACCAAATGTAatgggttaacctccctggcggtatgattctttcagaaaaaaggtgctgaaagcggtaccattatttgcaaggaaatttggcgttttatactgtaggcctgtaatttttaggaataactcacttaaatctgaccaaacaagagtctagtaggcatcccgggtatgaattttttttaaaaacaaaattataaattataatataataaataattataaataattataacaaataataatataattataataaaaattattcaataatgtaatcaactcaaaatcactgaaatttgctctgttgcagaattgtcgctgtcattacttttattttttttatgacgaatttccccacaaatcgctatcgcccaattctgaaagtgattataatttattatcgctattttctagctgatcaaaaaccatttttgacataaagggacacttttggttgctatggacaatctacagtttgcaggcagaaaaaaaggtttttattatataaaagtacatgtaggacactgggaagaccactagggacaagggggggtgtattttttacatacagtactgtaatctataagattacagtatactgtatgtaatgtgtttgtttacgtttttgaa
The sequence above is drawn from the Rana temporaria chromosome 4, aRanTem1.1, whole genome shotgun sequence genome and encodes:
- the LOC120935783 gene encoding extensin-like, producing the protein MWPIHAYGGYVHRLGIRRGYTSVTEPPTPSPQHPAPNSQHPAPSTQLPAPNSQHPAPNPQPPAPNSQHPTPSTQLPTPSTQHPTPSTQLPGPSTQPPAPSTQLPAPNTQHPTPSTQHPTPSTQHPTPSPQLPAPNTQHPTPSTQHPTPSPQHPAPNSQHSAPNPQHPAPNSQHPAPNPQPPAPSTQLPTPSTQLPAPNPQHPTPSPQHPTPSTQPPAPSTQLPTPSTQHPTPSTQPPAPSTQPPAPNTQHPTPNTQHPAPNSQHPTPSPQHPTPSTQHPAPNSQHPAPNSQPPAPNSQHPTPSTQLPALSTQPPAPSTQHPTPSTQHPTPSIQHPTPSIQHPTPSTQHPTPSPQHPAPNTQHPTPSTQPPASSIQHPAPNSQHPTPSTQHPTPSIQHPTPNSQHPTPSTQHPTPSIQHPTPSPQHPTPSTQHPAPSTQHPAPNSQHPAPSPQHPAPSTQHPTPSTHRPTHSTQHPATNPQHPSPSIQPPALNPQHPTPSTQPPAPNPQHPTPSTQPPAPSTQPPAPNTQHPTPNTQHSTPSTQHPAPNPQHPALNPQHPAPITQHPAPNTEHQHPTPSTQHPALNTQHLTQSTSTQHPAPNSQHSTPSPQHPTPSTQHPAPNSQHPTPSPQHPTPNTQHPTPSTQLPAPSTQLPAPNTQHPTPSTQHPTPSPQHPTPSTQHPAPNSQHSAPNPQPPAPNSQHSAPNPQHPAPNSQHSAPNPQHPAPNSQHSAPNPQHPAPNTQHPTPSTQPPASSIQHPAPNSQHPTPSTQHPTPSIQHPTPNSQHPTPSTQHPTPSIQHPTPSPQHPTPSTQHPAPSTQHPAPNSQHPAPSTQHPAPSPQHPAPSTQHRALIAQHTALSTQQPTPSTHPPAFNPQHSTRSTQHPAPNPQHPTPSTQLPAPSTQPPAPNTQHPTPNTQHPTPNTQHSTPSTQHPAPNPQHPAPNSQPPALNPQHPTPSTQPPTPSTQPPTPSTQPPAPNTQPPTPSTQPPASSTHHPTPST